In Podospora pseudoanserina strain CBS 124.78 chromosome 5, whole genome shotgun sequence, a single window of DNA contains:
- a CDS encoding hypothetical protein (EggNog:ENOG503PGHP) codes for MISHSLTNLIFIRICIFLLEYALFIELSLLILTSLFFGPQPTSGSPTAIALKLFILTLCILEISSLLFLYLPHKERLLKSKAIYPSPPLTRSQRQALFQQCTANVPDWHRYLQLWFLNAPLTEIKRDNIRDFILWGFFDTDSTAPLTPEIEPEIDSYISHIETLSNRKFPPGRGNSTTALRLTFDPIQTRYRSIIWYLLVCAIDAFTHLTLYRNSFSHHRPYCPPPQTTATVVSPKIFHSFPPPVLSHLFPHRPPSPANHLSYYLRPHRSPTHKPVIFLHGIGIGLYPYPPLLLSLPQEIGILILENLPFSSRLTCPPLSKTLFLQELSSILSHLPHCWEEFTLVTHSYGSVLATHILSDTTLSPRVTSLVLIDPVTILLHLPDVAYNFTRRQPAKANEWQLWYFASTDLGVGEGLGRYFFWRENILWREDLTTTTTPRRKVAVVLSGRDLIVDTGTVAKYLACEEGDWTKEKDHRWTTTTTTTTTTTTTATTATIDVPAKKAHKTRDGIEIIWFPELDHAQVFEQKKHYQLVAEVVESYSGHKGGRKITL; via the coding sequence ATGATCAGCCACTCGCTTACCAACCTCATTTTCATCCGCATCTGCATTTTTCTCCTTGAATATGCTCTCTTCATCGAGCTCTCACTTCTCATTCTCACCTCACTCTTTTTCGGGCCTCAACCAACATCGGGCTCCCCCACAGCAATAGCCCTCAAACTATTCATCCTCACTCTCTGCATTCTCGAGatatcctccctcctcttcctctatCTCCCCCACAAAGAACGCCTGCTCAAAAGCAAGGCCATctacccctccccaccacttACCCGCTCTCAACGTCAAGCGCTCTTCCAACAATGCACCGCCAACGTCCCCGACTGGCACCGTTACCTCCAACTCTGGTTCCTCAACGCCCCCCTCACTGAGATAAAACGCGACAACATCCGTGACTTCATCCTCTGGGGCTTCTTCGACACCGACTCAACCGCCCCTCTCACCCCTGAAATCGAACCCGAAATCGACAGCTACATCTCCCACATCGAGACCCTTTCCAATCGTAAATTCCCTCCCGGCCGCGgcaactccaccaccgccctccgcCTTACCTTTGATCCGATCCAAACCCGCTACAGAAGTATCATCTGGTATCTCCTCGTCTGTGCCATCGACGCcttcacccacctcaccctctaCCGCAACagcttctcccaccaccgcccctattgcccccctcctcaaaccacAGCAACTGTCGTCTCTCCCAAAATATTCCactccttcccacccccagtCCTatcccacctcttcccccaccgtcccccctccccggcaaACCACCTCTCTTACTACCTCCGCCCTCACCGATCCCCAACCCACAAACCGGTAATCTTCCTCCACGGAATAGGCATAGGCCTCTACCCctacccacccctcctcctctccctcccccaggAAATCGGCATCCTCATCCTGGAAaacctccccttttcctcccgcTTAACATGCCCCCCATTGTCCAaaaccctcttcctccaagaactatcctccatcctctcccacttACCGCACTGCTGGGAGGAATTCACCCTCGTAACCCACAGCTACGGCTCCGTCCTCGCAACCCACATCCTATCCGACACCACCCTCTCACCCCGCGTCACCAGCCTGGTGCTAATCGACCCCGTGACCATCCTGCTCCACCTCCCAGATGTGGCCTACAACTTCACCCGCCGCCAACCCGCCAAAGCAAACGAATGGCAGCTGTGGTACTTTGCCAGCACAGACCTCGGGGTAGGGGAGGGGCTGGGGCGGTATTTTTTCTGGAGGGAGAATATCCTCTGGAGGGAGGACTTgacgaccacgacgaccCCAAGGAGAAAAGTGGCGGTTGTGCTGAGCGGAAGGGATCTGATAGTTGATACCGGGACGGTGGCCAAGTACCTTGcttgtgaagagggggattggacaaaggaaaaggatCACAggtggacaacaacaacaacaacaacaacaacaacaacaacaacagcaacaacagcaacaattGACGTGCCAGCAAAAAAAGCACACAAAACACGGGACGGGATAGAAATCATCTGGTTCCCCGAGCTAGACCACGCGCAGGTTTTTGAACAGAAAAAACACTATCAACTTGTtgctgaggtggtggagagttATTCTGGTCACAAAGGAGGACGGAAAATAACATTGTAA
- a CDS encoding hypothetical protein (COG:S; EggNog:ENOG503P5WV) has product MYIPDARELFHTMASLIPIVQEVLPMIMPASISVTRSADILPPSEHHTSGDQQADDRTDVSPKTVIPAAAPTPAPTPAPAAEGPRVISRDAIVGQAESMCATVLIVKPRSSSLIHHNGEQETIIYVTSGTGVLLAQPKDEDEQHPERHVLGKGDFAYIPAWLEHQAVNESEVEDLVMVVVRSGSAPVEVNLRSWGGAEVKEGRS; this is encoded by the exons ATGTATATCCCGGACGCGCGTGAACTATTCCACACCATGGCGTCCTTGATCCCAATCGTCCAGGAGGTCCTGCCCATGATCATGCCGGCATCCATATCTGTGACCAGATCCGCCGATATACTCCCCCCCTCGGAGCACCACACATCAGGTGATCAACAAGCCGATGACCGGACAGATGTATCCCCGAAAACGGTgataccagcagcagcgccgaCTCCAGCACCAACTCCAGCGCCAGCGGCAGAAGGGCCGCGGGTTATCAGCAGGGACGCCATAGTTGGGCAGGCGGAGAGCATGTGCGCGACAG TCCTCATTGTGAAGCCCCGATCATCCTCTTTAATACACCACAACGGAGAGCAAG AAACAATCATCTACGTGACATCCGGCACgggcgtcctcctcgcccagccaaaagacgaagacgagcaGCACCCCGAACGCCACGTGCTCGGAAAGGGGGACTTTGCGTATATTCCTGCGTGGCTCGAGCACCAGGCTGTTAACGAgtcggaggtggaggatttggtgatggtggtggtgcggagCGGGTCGGCGCCTGTGGAGGTTAACTTGAGGAGTTGGGGCGGagcggaggtgaaggaggggaggtcaTGA